The bacterium genome has a window encoding:
- a CDS encoding glycosyltransferase family 2 protein — MTDVYLTILIPAYNEAKRLSDTLRKIEDYCRASIKEAYEVLIVDDGSTDTTVLLLEELKSQYPNLRLHHYKNNQGKGYALRTGMRLASGKFVLFSDADLSTPIEEMQSFLKKLNEGTQVVIATRKRTGAHILKRQPLWRESMGKTFTWLSNLILGLNFSDHTCGFKAFEVAAGKDIFSRQRIRGWAYDSEILFLATRSHYNVCEIPVRWMNSPESKVRAFRAVFTSLAALLLIRWNWITGKYLKADITADVNPEKYRESVGKES, encoded by the coding sequence ATGACGGATGTCTATCTGACAATTCTGATTCCAGCTTATAACGAAGCAAAACGCCTTTCCGATACTCTTCGAAAGATAGAGGACTACTGCCGCGCGTCCATTAAGGAAGCCTATGAAGTGCTGATCGTAGATGATGGAAGCACTGACACGACTGTTTTGCTGTTGGAAGAATTGAAAAGCCAGTATCCAAACCTGCGGCTTCATCACTATAAAAACAATCAAGGCAAAGGATATGCGCTTCGAACAGGAATGCGCCTGGCGAGCGGGAAATTTGTCCTGTTTTCCGATGCTGATCTTTCCACTCCGATCGAAGAAATGCAAAGTTTTTTGAAAAAACTGAATGAAGGCACACAGGTCGTTATTGCCACACGGAAAAGAACGGGCGCTCATATTTTGAAACGCCAACCACTCTGGCGCGAGTCCATGGGAAAAACCTTTACCTGGTTGAGCAATCTCATTCTCGGATTGAATTTCAGCGATCATACGTGTGGATTCAAGGCGTTTGAAGTTGCAGCAGGAAAGGATATTTTCTCGCGGCAACGGATACGCGGCTGGGCTTACGATTCCGAAATTCTCTTTCTTGCCACACGATCTCATTACAATGTTTGCGAAATTCCAGTAAGATGGATGAACTCTCCTGAAAGCAAAGTTCGAGCATTTCGTGCCGTTTTTACATCGCTGGCCGCTCTGCTGCTTATTCGTTGGAACTGGATCACAGGAAAATACCTTAAAGCAGACATAACTGCAGATGTAAATCCTGAAAAATACAGGGAGTCTGTAGGCAAAGAGTCTTGA
- a CDS encoding tetratricopeptide repeat protein, translating into MPKPGKEKVERFKKGELRLAQVFDVDAKQIAALLLLGHRLYQQGQLKKAKNVFEGLAVLDGRNPYVHAVLGAIHQKEGNDAIAITRYNMALNLYPEDITCLTNRGEIYLKLGKFEQAASDFQKAIDLDPEKGTGAGNRARLLVAGAREALKLAKEKGVDAILDAKKRIDKQMRTSGPAK; encoded by the coding sequence ATGCCCAAACCTGGCAAGGAGAAGGTCGAGCGGTTCAAAAAAGGGGAATTGCGTCTGGCTCAGGTTTTTGATGTGGATGCGAAACAGATCGCAGCGCTCTTGTTATTAGGGCACCGTCTTTATCAGCAAGGGCAACTCAAGAAAGCAAAAAATGTTTTTGAAGGCCTGGCCGTCCTGGATGGAAGAAATCCTTACGTGCATGCAGTTCTTGGCGCCATTCACCAGAAGGAAGGAAACGATGCGATTGCAATTACCCGCTATAACATGGCATTGAATTTGTACCCTGAAGACATCACCTGTCTGACCAATCGCGGAGAGATTTATCTTAAGCTTGGCAAGTTTGAGCAGGCTGCATCCGATTTTCAAAAAGCAATTGATCTGGATCCGGAGAAAGGAACAGGCGCCGGCAATCGCGCGCGTTTACTCGTTGCCGGAGCCCGCGAAGCCCTGAAACTCGCGAAAGAAAAGGGTGTGGACGCGATCCTGGACGCAAAAAAGCGAATTGATAAGCAAATGCGTACATCTGGACCAGCCAAATAA
- a CDS encoding ABC transporter ATP-binding protein, translating to MSLELAIDNLSKTYPNGVKALKDVSLMIPTGMFGLLGPNGAGKSTLMRTIATLQEPDTGTIGFNGVDVLRDKDAVRRMLGYLPQEFGVYPKVSPETMLNHFAILKGITNVRERKEAVGALLYQTNLWDVRKEKLGNFSGGMKQRFGIAQALLGNPKLIIVDEPTAGLDPAERVRFHNLLSEIGENIVVILSTHIVEDVSDLCSRMAVISRGEVLLTGEPAKTIDLLRGRVWKKIIARAELKDYETRFHVISTHLLAGKTVIHILNDGPPDQTFTEVSPDLEDVYFSTLKKSA from the coding sequence ATGAGTTTAGAACTAGCGATTGACAATCTCTCCAAAACTTATCCAAACGGAGTAAAGGCGTTAAAAGACGTCAGCCTGATGATTCCAACAGGGATGTTCGGATTGCTTGGACCGAATGGCGCGGGGAAATCCACGTTGATGCGCACGATTGCAACGTTGCAAGAGCCGGATACGGGAACGATTGGATTTAATGGAGTGGATGTTCTGAGAGATAAGGACGCGGTGCGGCGAATGCTCGGTTATTTGCCGCAGGAATTCGGCGTCTATCCGAAAGTCTCACCGGAAACGATGTTGAATCACTTTGCGATTCTGAAAGGGATCACCAATGTAAGAGAGCGAAAGGAAGCCGTCGGTGCTTTGCTTTATCAGACAAATTTGTGGGATGTTCGAAAAGAAAAGCTAGGCAATTTTTCGGGAGGGATGAAACAGCGATTTGGAATCGCCCAGGCGCTGCTGGGAAATCCCAAACTGATTATTGTGGACGAGCCGACGGCGGGTCTCGATCCCGCGGAGCGGGTCCGTTTTCACAACCTGTTGAGCGAGATCGGTGAGAACATCGTGGTGATTCTGTCTACGCATATTGTAGAAGATGTCAGCGATCTTTGCAGCCGCATGGCGGTCATTTCTCGCGGTGAAGTCCTCCTGACCGGAGAACCCGCGAAGACGATTGATCTTCTGCGCGGACGGGTCTGGAAAAAGATCATTGCTCGCGCAGAGCTCAAGGATTATGAAACCCGGTTTCATGTGATTTCCACACATCTGCTCGCGGGCAAGACAGTTATACACATCCTGAACGATGGTCCACCGGATCAGACCTTTACGGAAGTATCTCCGGATCTGGAAGACGTCTACTTCTCCACATTAAAAAAGAGCGCCTGA
- a CDS encoding ABC transporter permease: protein MEAFLQDLLYSLRTLRKQQSFSILAILVLAIGIGANTTIFTLVNALLLRPLPVKDPATVVGIYTSDFSGTPYGTSSYPDYLNFRAQTKTLSGIAACGITPVSVLLDGHTERIFVETVSGNYFSVLGIQTVLGGGFDSKEERPAGKSPVVVISHAMWVSRFHSDPQIVGRVISINGNPFTIIGVAAENFSGMMRGLAVSMWVPLAMQSQIVPGNNDLIERGGRSLFLFGRLKPGVKIEQARVEFAVIALQMHKQFPEQWSSRQNTPRRISVLPESASRIFPQARLPVIAFMAVLMVIVFIVLLVACANVANLLLGRAASRQKEIAIRLSLGAGRWRILRQLLTESFILSFLGAALGVLLAFWGTHLVMLLRPPVPVPIHLELSIDQRVLFFTVGLSVISGILFGLTPALQTTRLDQISALKNESGTLELGTGRTRLRNVITVAQLSLSLLLLIAALLCARSLRNAAKLNPGFDAAGILVASMDLNLQGYGEEAGLAFYRRLLDEVRQIPEVKSATYTKELPLAISSTRMSITIQDYKPVPGEDMELHTTWIGPDYFRTLEIPMLRGRGFADRDSGNSRRVAVVNQEFAKRYWPGQDPLGKQIRIGWNASDEEPSYEVIGVAKDSKYSYLGEKQLPFFYLSLFQRYESSVTLVLKTDQQPQRLIPVLRSTVQGLDRNLPLYDIKTMDQHLELALLPARFAGSALGIFGVFAWILATLGIYGVVSYMVTRRTREIGIRMAIGANQSDVLRLILSQGMRLTAMGVLIGIGVGLAVMRFLSFLLYDVSPTDPFTFVAVPLSLTVVALFAAYIPARRAARVNPIVALRYE from the coding sequence ATGGAAGCTTTCCTTCAGGACCTTCTTTATTCGTTAAGGACGTTGCGCAAGCAACAGAGTTTTAGCATCCTAGCCATCCTGGTTCTGGCGATTGGTATCGGCGCCAATACGACCATCTTTACTCTGGTAAATGCTCTCCTTCTTCGCCCTTTGCCTGTGAAAGATCCGGCGACAGTTGTGGGGATTTACACATCAGACTTCAGTGGGACGCCTTACGGCACGTCCTCTTATCCCGACTACTTAAATTTTCGCGCGCAAACGAAAACCTTATCGGGAATCGCAGCGTGCGGCATCACTCCGGTAAGCGTTCTGCTGGACGGTCATACGGAAAGAATTTTTGTAGAAACCGTGAGTGGAAATTATTTCTCTGTGCTTGGCATTCAAACAGTGCTCGGCGGCGGTTTCGATTCGAAAGAAGAGAGACCTGCGGGGAAATCTCCGGTGGTGGTGATCAGCCACGCGATGTGGGTTTCACGTTTTCACAGCGATCCTCAAATCGTTGGCCGCGTGATCTCAATTAACGGAAATCCGTTCACAATCATCGGTGTTGCTGCTGAGAATTTTTCTGGAATGATGCGTGGATTGGCCGTAAGCATGTGGGTTCCACTTGCAATGCAATCGCAGATCGTGCCTGGCAACAACGATCTGATTGAGCGTGGAGGCCGTTCCTTATTCCTGTTCGGAAGATTGAAGCCGGGTGTGAAAATCGAACAGGCGCGCGTTGAATTTGCTGTAATTGCCTTACAAATGCACAAGCAATTTCCCGAACAGTGGTCGTCACGGCAAAACACTCCACGCAGGATTTCTGTTCTGCCGGAAAGTGCTTCCAGAATCTTTCCGCAAGCGCGCCTGCCGGTCATCGCTTTCATGGCAGTTCTGATGGTGATCGTGTTCATCGTGCTTCTTGTTGCCTGCGCGAATGTTGCAAATCTGCTTCTGGGTCGTGCTGCATCGCGGCAAAAGGAAATTGCGATTCGTCTTTCGCTCGGAGCAGGAAGGTGGCGGATTCTGCGGCAGCTTCTAACGGAAAGCTTTATCCTTTCTTTTCTTGGCGCTGCATTAGGAGTGCTTCTTGCTTTCTGGGGAACCCACTTAGTGATGCTTCTTCGTCCTCCGGTACCGGTTCCCATTCATCTGGAGCTGAGCATAGATCAGCGCGTGCTCTTCTTTACTGTTGGATTATCTGTCATTTCAGGTATCCTCTTTGGCCTCACGCCGGCGCTTCAAACAACACGTTTGGATCAGATTTCGGCGCTCAAGAATGAGTCCGGAACTCTAGAGCTGGGTACAGGCAGAACTCGTTTGCGCAATGTGATTACCGTTGCGCAATTATCTCTGTCACTGCTTCTGCTGATTGCCGCTCTCTTGTGCGCGCGCAGTTTAAGAAACGCGGCAAAGTTGAATCCGGGATTTGATGCCGCTGGAATTCTGGTCGCTTCCATGGATCTGAACCTCCAGGGATATGGTGAAGAAGCCGGGCTTGCCTTTTACCGGCGGCTGCTCGATGAAGTCCGGCAAATTCCAGAAGTAAAATCGGCAACCTACACAAAGGAGCTTCCCCTTGCGATTTCCAGCACACGAATGTCGATTACAATTCAGGATTACAAACCGGTTCCCGGCGAAGATATGGAGCTTCATACTACCTGGATCGGACCTGACTACTTTCGCACACTGGAGATCCCAATGTTGCGTGGAAGAGGCTTTGCGGATCGAGATTCCGGTAACTCCAGGCGCGTTGCAGTTGTAAATCAGGAATTTGCAAAACGATACTGGCCGGGGCAGGATCCACTTGGAAAACAGATCCGAATCGGATGGAACGCAAGCGACGAAGAACCATCGTACGAAGTGATCGGCGTGGCCAAAGACAGTAAATACAGCTACCTTGGTGAGAAGCAGCTTCCCTTTTTCTACCTTTCCTTGTTTCAAAGATATGAATCCAGCGTCACTTTAGTATTGAAAACAGATCAGCAACCGCAACGCCTGATTCCGGTCTTGCGAAGCACGGTTCAAGGTCTGGATCGCAATCTTCCCTTATATGACATCAAAACAATGGATCAGCATCTCGAACTGGCTCTGTTGCCTGCGCGCTTCGCTGGAAGCGCTCTTGGAATATTCGGCGTCTTTGCATGGATCCTTGCAACTCTTGGAATTTATGGCGTCGTATCTTACATGGTTACTAGAAGGACGCGCGAAATCGGCATCCGGATGGCTATCGGCGCCAACCAATCTGATGTTCTTCGCCTGATTCTCTCGCAGGGTATGCGCTTGACTGCTATGGGCGTTCTGATTGGAATCGGGGTAGGCCTCGCGGTCATGAGGTTCCTTTCGTTTTTGCTGTATGATGTCAGCCCAACCGATCCGTTCACATTCGTTGCTGTGCCGCTAAGTTTGACTGTTGTTGCACTTTTCGCTGCGTATATTCCCGCGCGACGCGCCGCACGAGTGAATCCGATCGTCGCCCTCCGCTACGAATGA